The window aaattcAGTCTCTCAACCCATTAAAAACCAAATCCTGAATGAAGTACAAACCAATTCCATCTGCTGAACTTCCAGATTAAACTCTGAAACAGAAAAACGTCTGTTCCATTACCAGCTCTAAGTGGGATCATGAGCCAACGGGACATGTCTACGCTGAATACCAGACTACAGACCAATAATCAACCGTAGTTGTTAGCAGCAGCCTGCAAATAGAACGGGGATTTGGATTGTAGGAAGACTTTATGAAGATTTTGAGTAGGGCTGCAcattatatcgtaaatatatcgttatcgcgatatcagcgtgTACAATATGTAtaacgcaaagaacagataaatatcgcaatgaatggtcagctcaaatgtttgctacacataacgcattctgtcaaacggaagcatgatgtttttttaacaagtcaaatagagctcttcacccatttggccaaatggctgggttctcataggttagatgcccaccgccgaggtggacggcacttcattttgatggttagcaaacacctgagttagcttagctttgtttttcccgggatccactgatttccttttcttggtttttttttttccctgtcctcacatctttagcttttctcatttttatgattattttatttaattgtttttgattatttttgctcCTGAGTTAagcttttatttatcgcaagtaatatcgtcaacgCAATATtatcattgttatcgaatatcacaggatttcctaatatcgtgcagccctaattttgaGAATATGTGAACGTTTTATGTCCAAAAGCTATGACGAGTTTTAAATCAGGCACGTGGCTCTATTCCAGCAACATGATTTGTCCAGTGCAGAGCAACACCTAATAGGATAGGCTGTCGATCTGTTTTTTAAATCAAAGCACTATCGACTTGTTCTCATACGTCTATTGAGAAAAAACATTTCGAaatatatttttttgttgttcCATCGCCCAGCCTGATGTTACCGACTACTGATGTTATGGTTGCACGCAAATAAGACATGTCTAGATATTGAATATGAAAATCAGCACCACAATAGATCATCGGCTGACCATGACATCTACTTATGGGCATCAGAAAAAAACAATATTGGTCGACCTCTAAAACCTAGCCTCCTCCTCCTTCTACTGTGTTTTATTCTGTATTTAATGTAGCTGAAAACgaagcaatatatatatatatatatatatatatatatatatatatatatatatatatatatatatatatatatatatatatatatatgtgtgtgtgtgtgtgctgcattcATCAGCACTGTGGAATGTTTAGTACGGCACAATTAGCCATAATGTGCATCTGATTGTAATAATTCTGAAGTGAGAACTGTGCACCCACCACTGTTGTCCTTTGcagtagacagacagacagacagacctgaCTCTGGCTCCAGTAGTGGCAGTATAGGAAGCAACCACAGcagaagaagcagcagcagctttcTTAAATATCCATTTGAAATTCATGACCTTCATAATGAGTGTatttaattcaaattcaaaaaaactttaatcatccccgaggggcaattgttagATTTAGTTAGATTGATTTAGTTAAATACTCCTAGTGTGAACCCCTCAAACAGCAAAGTGAACCATTCATTCAGTCACCAAACCGCAGTATCAGACGTCTTGGAACTAATTTGTATCGTTACCCTCTCCTCTGTCAAGCGTGTAGACTGAAACAAAGCCAGACTCCATTATTCTTCTAGTCTGACGAATCTAGCTTCGGAGAGTAACTTCCAGACGTGATGACGACACTAACAAATCAAGACATGCTTACCATTTTGTGATGCGGCCTGTATCAGTAACACCCCAAAACGTCGAGGCAGTTTAACAAAAGTGTAACCTAAACGACAAAACGTCCAGTTCCTTCTGAATTTCCCGCGAAAGACTCTCAGGGATCAATGCTGCTTTCAAGTTGCCTCGAAAAAGACAAACTCTTCCAGTAACAGTCACGTGTTAGAATGAAAGGATCCGTAGCAACATGTTGTTAAAATATATGGGCTGGGAATAAAACTAAACAGATTAATATTACGGAATTCCCGCTAAAATATTTTAATATGCTAACAATACTATTGGAACAATTCGTTTTTTTCCCCCAAACGGTTCGTGAAGGCATCGTTGCTTTACTGCAGATCTGCGGCAAAGTAGCGTCCTCTTCTGAGCAATAATATAAATGCACAAACACTAGATTATCCatttagcagaggtgtgaccaagtcactgctttgcaagtcacaagtctttccagtcaagtctcgaggcaagtccaagtcgagtccaaagtcaatgatatggaagtccaagtcaagtccaagtccttacctttgaattttcaagtcataatcaagtcatctgtcaaacttccgtttaatgacaatgataataaatcaaTTCCAGAAATACagtttcttaaagcttcatttatttgctcaaacaagcagaaagtgcaactgaaaccgaTTATaatcaaagtgctgctgcatttagcagtacaagatcacacccagaaccaagaatcatttatgatttttgtccatgtcgtgccacttttgtgctaaaatatcaaatttgctcaagtcatcatcaagtcaacagatgcaagtcaattcaagtcgcaagtcattggcgttaaagtccgagtcaagtcgtaagtctttatagattttgtcaagtcataagtcattaaaataattactcaagtctgactcgagtccaagtcatgtgactcgagtccacacctctgccatTTAGCGTTCTCAACATTAAagcaaacacatttctttttcttGGGCACTTTGATTTTATTTGGCATAAAGAATATGAACATAACAAGAAAATAAAAGGATTGTAAAGGAATCGGATGGCCAAGTGTAAGATGACAATTGTTACAGCAAAAGCTTCAAGTGTTCATCTACATGGCGCAGCTTCTCGTGTTAGACCGTTTTGATCAAAAAAATTCTTGGTGTAGCTTTATTCAAAAGCATGTcatataataataaaacaaaacatcatAAAAGCACATTATAAATGAGTGGGAAGATCCCAGTTCAGCAGCTTTCTTTCATCAGGTTGTTATTAAAATCATTAGCAGGTCTATTACAAACCCAGAACATGCATACAGAGCAGAAGTCACTGTTGGGTGGCTTGTGTTTGGTGTTTATAGTGATCACAGCACAAACACATTTGAGtcaattaaaaaaatacattttaaggaTCCATTTATATTACTGTGTGATAACTGAATTACCCCTGCTTCTAAAATTGAACCAAGTCCCTGTCTTTTATTTATTGTGCATGATATTCTTAGAAGATGACAGTAAAATCAGCATGCAGACATGTCAAATCGTGCTTTTAACGATCCCACTCCCTGTAGTGCAGCAGGTGATCTTATAGTGAGCAGGCAAACTGTGAAGAGTTTTAACTGGAAGCTGCAGTACTGCAGTTTTTAACGTCCACTACTTCTCAGAGaactaaaacacattttatttcaaaatccAGTCATTTTATAAGCAAGTGCATCAGCATTCATCCCACGTGTCTATTATATGTATGCTAATAAAGCTTCATTTTTCAAATTAGCACACCTCAGAATGTGAGCAAGGTTAGGAGTGACTCTTAAAAAGCACCAACCAGAACCAGCAGCAGGCTTCTGTGAACATCAGAGATTCTTGTTTCACTTGGACAAAAATATCCCAACTTTCCTCAGCAGCAAGAGTCAAACACAAGGAGGAAAGTCACACTGATGGCACAATGGCAGGAATGAAAGGGTGAGGAGGATGAGAGGAAAATGATCGTTTCTCAGGACTGCTGTGTGTGAGTAATGAGTATGGTCTCTGTTTACATGAGAAAACATGGACTACTGCAGGTAGCGGTAGACTTTGAAGCAGTGGTTGCCTGAATCGGCGACCACAACGTGACCGTCTGAGGTTAGCGCCAGTCCTTGTGGGCCGTAGAGCGGGTCCACTGAAGTGTCGATGTACGACAGGAAGGAGCCACTGCCATCAAACACCTGAATGACAGAAATCAGATCAGatagttttgttgtttttttttcagtgtttgaTACAAAAATTCCTTTTTCCAACCTGTGATTGGCTACAAGTCTGGATAAAGGATactttatttaaatccacacaaTCATAATTCTGCTCAACAACTGGTGAAATCAAAAGTTTCAGGCAGTGTAAAGGCTTGAAAAAAGTGTTAGCCAGTTCTGCTCTGACATTTACCAGACCATTGCATCAAGACAGCAGCAACCATCTTAGTCTTGGTTCCACTTTGacgagccattagctcatcaaaaACTAACTGTTTCTCTAAACTGCGTTTTTTAATAAAGTTTTCTACAACAAGTTATTAGTTTTGTTCTAAGCTCTCCACAGAACCCTACACTTGATGTTGGGTCCACATGGTGCTGAGGCAAGTTGTGAGCAATACTAGAAATCAGACTGCTGACTACAGCGTAGGAAATAGTCCCTATTCACTCGTCTTTCCTTCTAATACTTCAGGGTACGGCCTTTGAAGTTCTCTAACCTGTATCCTGCTGTTGCCCCAGTCTGCTACGATGATGTTTCCATAAGCGTCCACTGCCACTCCCGTGGGGGCGTTGAACTGGCCGTTTCCCTCGCCGTTTGAACCGAACTTCAGCAGGAATTCTCCTTCTGTGTTGAACACCTACATTTTGGGTTTTATAGAGATAACAGAAACAAGAACGAGCCTAAGGATGCTTAAACTTTTTACAAATGAGTGGTTGTACTGTGTGAGCATGTGCATCACCCAAGGAGACATATTAcacctttttctcttttttatggTTTATAAAAACATGCTTATGaaattctttgcactaaatccctcttacATAAAGCagtctcagcagttttattctcgacagtttcagtaccgtctagaatgagtcgtttcagggctctgtcactttaagaaaacaagctgtagcTGGACACGCCCACCGAACCCCAACCCAGGCTGCTACAAGCTGACAAGCTCTGACATTCACAAGGGGCTCAAAGCAGAGCTGCTCCTGCTCCAGTTTCAGCTCTCATGCATGCGGCAGGCGGTTCCTTTCTTCTTTGCCGTTTTGTGATGTCATAgtaggggactttttgaaacgactTATTTTAGAGGCATTGATCCTAAAGCCAAACACTAACAGAAAAAAGATGGGTGGGTTTTTGTTATGTTTGGAACATTTATAGAGATGGTagaaacccacatggcagcaGAAAAAGATGCTAAAGGTGAATCatattaagaaacagaatttaaaGATGTAATAACGACTACTTATCCacgttaatttaaaaaataattatatatatatatatatatatatatatatatatatatatatatatatatatatatatatatatatatatatatatatatatatatacacacacacacacaaacacgggaATGGAACCATTTAAATCCATGGCTCAATATAAAGTTTCAAAGTTACTTCTTATTCTTTTAGGATAATTTTACAGTAAAGTGAAAATAGACTCTACAACAAACATGATGTATTAGGCTCACCTTGACTGAGTGGTTGTGGAAGTCCGTAATGATGATttcattgttgttgttaataGCAGCAAAATGAGGACCTGGACCAACAGGGAGAAAACAGAAAAAGCTTCAGACATACAGTACATATAATTCTTAATAAATAAGTATGGGAGACGTTTGTAAAACAAAAGGAATCGTGCATTCTGAACAGTTCCAGTTCTGTCACCCAGTCCTCTCTTGTTTAAAACTCAGCTGTAAGCCGTTTGGTTGACTAAATCTTGAAATGCGCAATAATTTCAGAGAGTACCTGCAAACTGCGTATCACTGTTGCCACGGCTACCGAACTTGGTGACCAGCTTTCCGTTGGCTTGGAAGATGAAAATGCGACAGGCCCTGTTGTCAACAACAATGATGTGACCGTTTTTGTCCACCGCCACACCCTTAGGACCCATCAACTTTCCTGAGCCGATTTTATTCTGCAGAGATCAGATTTTACATTTCTGTTAGAGGTCAACACTGTTATTGCCATCAAATACAACAGATTTCAGATTGTAATGCATTTTATTAACCTCCCAGTGTAAACTCTTCAAACTTTAAATCATGACTATTTGCATTTTCTGATAAATAACAACTACACAAAAGAAAATAATCGGATATTTTAAACAATACAAACCCTCCTTTTTAAATATGTATTCAATGTCAAACCAAGTGTCTCAAAATGTGACTGTTCAATTAAATCCTAGGTTTCTCCCAGCTTTTCCtggtttgggtgtgtgtgttaatgttagTTTTGACATAATAATGATGAAAGTTAATATATGTTTCAGTTAATTGAATAGATTTTGTTATTTCATAACAAGAGACTTGAAATAATTCCCCTGCACTGTATTTATACATTATTTTTCCTATTTTTTAAACAGCTATGTGCAAACAAAAAACAGTTGAAATAAGGGAATGAACTGTATTCTTTCAAGAAAAATTTAAACAGGATTTGCATTAATTTTTCATACTTTTACTTATTTGTAAAATGAGCTTTACCTGGTTTATAAGGTTCAGGTCAAACAGACAAGAACAAACTGAGTGGATGGTTTACAAAAGGAAAAATAAATGACTTAGTGCTGCATTTTAAGACATGACCTGTAATATGTATTTAGGACAAGGTTTGTATTTTGACCCAGCACTGTAAAAAAAACTAATCCGAGACATGGACGGCAGATCCGGCTCTGTCAGCATGTTAGCTGTTACTTTATCTCTATTTAAATCTAACTTACTGGGATGTATTGTAATACACCCCACCCACCAATGTTTCAGCTTACCTTAAACTTTCCTTCACTTGAAAAGATGCTGACCCACTTGTTATCATAGTCTGCGATGATCATGTCCCCATTGGAGTGGACAGCCACACCCGTTGGTCGCTGCATCTGACCAGGAGATCTGCCTCGGACCCCAAAACGACTTTTGAACTGGCCGTTGTTAGAAAATATCTGTGGAGTGAAAAAAACATTGTTGCATGTAATTTTTCATGAATTAAAAATGTCCtagaaaaatgtttcttttttctaATTGGAAACTGTTTTTTGAGCCTCTACATAACAAATGAAAcattgttggggctcacaatggtccaggagccctgataaatggtCAAACCcaaccccataataaagcccACCTGGCCAGGACATGAATAATAAATGACCTAGATTGCTCAATGTTGGTCTGAAGCTAGTAACTttctgttctgtgtgtgtgtgttgggggatcGTAAAGGAGGAAGTGGGTGTCGGACCGGCCAATGTCCACAGTTGGGTGCAGGAGTGTGGACGAACAAGGAACTACTCGAATGTCTGGCTAAGCGACTGTTATAGAGCGGGGGTTTATGGAGCAATGAGAACAAGGACAGCAAGCTGTGGATCTTTCTGGAATTCATTCATAGCCTCGATATTCCCAGTACACCCAGGAACGTGAGTGGTCCTCCAACACCCTTCTTTGTCGTTTTCCTCTTGTCCAACAAGGAAGTCAGCACTAGCTCAACATCACGGTTAGCATTACCGCGATCGATGTTTATAAATTACCGACTTTGAAGAGGGTTGGGACATTTAAATTTAAGGAGGTGTGTATAAGCGTAAAATGGTTAAACCAGCTTTTCCCAGAACGAACCGTTTCTCCGTGGCCTTTACAACATTACTGATAGGAAAGAAACATCAGAGAATCTATGGTATGCTACATTAGACACTCCAAACCACTTTTAAACAAGGTATATGTGGTTTTTATTTCTAGGACCATTTAGGAATAAGCATACATTAAAGTCTCATGAGTTGACCTGAGTCACTAGAGACAACCAAGAACTTCTACCTGCACACACTGGTTGTTGCTGTCTGCTATCAGAACCTTTCCCAGAGACGAGGCAGCCACTCCTTGTAGGTTTGTGAACTCTCCTTTGTTTCTTCCTTTCGAGCCTTTAAGACAAATAGAGGTCTATCGGTTAGACTGAGCCATGAACATGTTGTCGAGCTGCTAGCAGAGCAGATCATTAAAACTCACCAACTCTGAAGATGAGATCGTCCTCAATAGGATTCTCTTTCCTTCTTCCTGTGCTGTACATACTCGCTGGCCTTTTGATGGCTTTCTGCTTGATGTGCCCGCTGCCAGGAGACTGCAGCCTCTTCTTTGTGCTGTCCGAAAAGGGTGATGAATCTGTGGGTTtggtggcttttattttgaagggactcCCTTTGATGTGCTGGTTGTATAAGCGCAGTGACAGATTAAATGTTCCCTCCTCAGAAACAGTGAACAGAAACTCAAAAGTTCCATTCTCATTGTCCACAATCTCCCCGTCCCCTTTGCTGCCATCAGAGGAGGAGATCTCAGCAGTGATGATGGCGTTACCCATTTTACAAAGCCCTCCGTCTTTGTCTTTGGTGGTTATGGTGACGGAGGTAGGCACCCCCACCACACAGTGGCGTAGCCCTTCACCCGTGGCCACAGTCTCAAATGCCACAGCGTTAGTGGTGGTGACAGAACCCAAGTTGTGGATGGATTTCTTTAAACCGTCTGTCTCCACGCGGAAGTCCAGCTGGTCATTCTCTCCAGGCTGCAGAGGTAGCTCCTGATTGGCCAGCTCTATGAGGCGCTCGCCCATCTGCTTCTTCACCAGCAGCACCTCAGCATCGGTGCCGT is drawn from Nothobranchius furzeri strain GRZ-AD chromosome 4, NfurGRZ-RIMD1, whole genome shotgun sequence and contains these coding sequences:
- the trim2a gene encoding tripartite motif-containing protein 2 gives rise to the protein MASEGSTIPSPVVCQIDKQFLICSICLDRYENPKVLPCLHTFCERCLQNYIPAHSLTLSCPVCRQTSILPEKGVVALQNNFFITNLMDVLQRAPGSCSQEAIALNNITTVATGRLLSCPNHGGSVMEFYCPPCETAMCQECTSGEHGEHPTVPLKDVVEQHKASLKEQLNAVKKRLPEIDSALQMLSEILQQLTNRKSSVEDYIHSTFDELQKTLNVRKSVLLMELEVSYGLKQKVLQAQLDALLQGQEGINSSCNFTEQALSHGTDAEVLLVKKQMGERLIELANQELPLQPGENDQLDFRVETDGLKKSIHNLGSVTTTNAVAFETVATGEGLRHCVVGVPTSVTITTKDKDGGLCKMGNAIITAEISSSDGSKGDGEIVDNENGTFEFLFTVSEEGTFNLSLRLYNQHIKGSPFKIKATKPTDSSPFSDSTKKRLQSPGSGHIKQKAIKRPASMYSTGRRKENPIEDDLIFRVGSKGRNKGEFTNLQGVAASSLGKVLIADSNNQCVQIFSNNGQFKSRFGVRGRSPGQMQRPTGVAVHSNGDMIIADYDNKWVSIFSSEGKFKNKIGSGKLMGPKGVAVDKNGHIIVVDNRACRIFIFQANGKLVTKFGSRGNSDTQFAGPHFAAINNNNEIIITDFHNHSVKVFNTEGEFLLKFGSNGEGNGQFNAPTGVAVDAYGNIIVADWGNSRIQVFDGSGSFLSYIDTSVDPLYGPQGLALTSDGHVVVADSGNHCFKVYRYLQ